The DNA sequence CGACTGGATCGCTTCGCGCAGCGTGTCCGGGTGCTCGTTGAGATACTCCAGCGTATGGCGGATGATGTCATATTGGCCGATCACGCGCGTGCGGTAGCGCTTGAGCATATGCGTCTCGACCAGCAGCGATGGCCGGTTGCGCAATGCGACATATCCGTTGGCGAAGCGCGGTCCGAATCCTCCCGAGCGAATTCCCTTGATCGGGTCCTTGCCATCCACAAACCAGAAATAGGGCAGGCAAAGATGTCCGTCGTCTTCCATCTTCGAAAGCACGAACGGCCGATAGGATTCCTCGATCCAGCGCACGATGTGCGGCTCGGCCGCGTCGTGGGTGTCGATGGCATAGAGCACGTCGTACTGCCAGTCGCCCCCGTCCGTCGTGTGCGTGTCGATATGAAAATCCGGCTGCCACTTGTTCCACAGCGCAAGCCACGCTCGCGTCTCGACGGCATCGACCTTCATGAAATCGCGGTTGAGATTGAGGTTGCGCGACGTTGTCCGCCAGCCCATTTGTTCTGGGCCGTTCTGGTTGATGCGCAAGTACGGCCCGAACCGCTCGTGGCCGTCCACGTTGTAGATCGGGATGACCAGCAGAACGACGTGGTTGAGCAGGTGCTCGAACTGCCTGGTGACGGCGATATCCCGCAGGAGCATGAGTGAGGCGTCTTTGCCGGCGCACTCGCCGGCGTGAATGCAGTTCTGGATGAGCACGACGAGCTTGTCGTGGTTTCGTGCGGCATCAGGCGAAAAATCGCCGTCCTTCGCGGCGATGACCAGCGGCAGCTCGCGATCTTCCGGGCTGACGCCGAACGTACCGAAGCGCACCCAGTCGGAGGCGTCCGCCAAGTCGCGGCAATAGCTGATCGTGTGTGCGTAACGCGGCGTCTGCTGGAAGTCGGTCTTCTCCGCCCAGGTCAGCCAGCGCGGTGGAACGTCCTTCGAGGCGAGCTTCAGGTCGCTCTGATCAACGCGCTGGGCAAGCGCCGCCGAAACGCTTATCAGAGCCATCATGAGTCCAACTCGCATGTCCGTAGCGGCCCGCATACAGCACTCCTCGAAGAGATCGGTACAGTTTCCCGTGGCCCCGAACCGGCATCTTGCACGATGGCACCTCGGTCGACAATCACCGGATTATCGATTGAGGCGTAAAACGGCATGGGCGAATCCGGCGGGTGAGCGTGTGCAGGGGTGATCGGACTCGAAACAAGGACTTGCGTGGACGGTGCTGCGGAGTAGATTGACTTGCGGCCAATGGCAATTTCGACAGCAGGCGGGAGTACTTCCGATGAGCGGCTGGCTGACCGTGTTCTATCTGATCGTGGCGGGTTACGTATTCTCTTTGCTCTTCCTGCTGTCCGAAGCCGCGCAGCGATTCTGATGTCGGGCGTGCAGAATCGGCGGGATCGAAATCGTCCGAAATGCGAAGCGAGGCCTTATGCGGTCGCGGCGCGGAAACGCGCAGGGCCGCGAACCCTGCAGTTGTTCTATTCTCTCCCGCCGCTCCCGCCGCCACGACCTGAGTCTCCCTTGGTATTCCCTTCTCCTGTAGAGGCGGAAGCCGTTTCGTCTTCCCCGTCAGGGGCGGTCGCCGTTCCCCGAAGCCGCTCCTCCGCGTCAGGCGCGTGGTAATTACCGCTTCCGGCTTCCTCTTCATCCTCCAGGCGCACGGTGAACAATCGTGCCTTCAGTCGCGGTCCTTCGGGATGCTCGTGGGCGTACATGTCCCGTGGCATCCGCCCGGCAAGCCACGCCGTGTTCATCGGGTAGGCCGCCGGGCTGAACATCGTGCCGTAGATGTGCCACACCAGGATGGCCAAGGTTGCCAGCCAGGCCTCGTAATAGTGAATGACTAGGGCGACGTCGAGCACGCCCTTGGGCAATCCGAGCGACTGGACAAAGAAATTATCAAACCAGAGGAGAAGTCCGGTGACGGTCATGATGATCGTTCCCCAGACCAGCGCCCAATATTCGGCCTTTTCCATGTAGCTGAAACGCTTGAATCCCGGCGGGTGCGATCGCCGTCCCAGGAAGTACTGGATGTTCTCACCCAGGTGGCGAAGGTCGTAGATTCGCATGGAGATGTCCTTGACGCACTGCCAGCCGCGCGGCGTGATCAAGTAAAACAGATGCCAGATCGAGGTCAGGATCAGAATGACCGCGGCCACGCGGTGAACGATGCCGCGGATTTCAAAGCCGCCCGTCCAGCCGAAGAGAAGCTTGACCCAGCCCGCCTCGGAAAAACGCAGGGAGAAGCCCGAAATCACCAGCACGGTAAACGAAATCATCAGCGCCCAGTGCTGCATAACCTCGTTCATGCTGAGCCGTTGCACGAACGGACGTTTCCCCAGGTTGCGCACGAACCGCAGCCAATCCGCTCCATTGTGCAGGAGCATGCCGCCGATCGTGCCCACAATGAGCACGATATACAGATTTCGGAAGAACTCGGGCCAACCCGCATAGAGCCCGGTTGCCGTCGAGTGGATCGGCGTCTTGGCCAGTTCTGCGGAGATGCCCGGATGGCACTCACCGCAGGTGTGCTGAAGATTGGCCGCGTTGATTGATGAATTCGGATTTGAGGACGGCAGGATGCGGTGCGCGCCGTGACAGGACGCGCAGTTGGCCACGTGCACGTCGCCGGCCTTGCTCTTCAGGCCGTGGTAGCTGTCGATGTACGACCGCAATCGACCGCTGGGAATCCCGTATTTCTCGTTGAGCACGACGGATTCGTGGCAGGGCGCGCAAGTGTCCTCGGCCACGCGCGCCGAACTCACCGGCGAACGTGGATCCTTAGGCGAGATGATCCCGTGCTCGCCGTGACACGTCGTACACACCGGAGAATCGACCGAGCCCCGTTCCGTGACGAGAATGCCGTGGATTCCTTCCAGGTAGTCCTTGGTGACGGATTCATGACACTGGCCGCAAGTATTCGGAATATTGAAGTGGTAAATCGTCGATTCCGGGTTGCCTGCGCCGAGAATGCGGTGCGCGGTGCGCTTTCCGTCAGGATCCTTGGCGGAGTGGCAGTCGTTGCAGGTCGCCGATACGTAAAGGCCCTTGCGACTTGCCTGGCCATGAACGCTGCTTTCGTACAGCTTGATGGGCTCCTCGCGAAGGTACTCGTGCCGCTTGACCAGGTTCACATCGGTGTGGCAGGACTCGCACGTCTCCGGCAGATTAATCGGGTGAACATGCGAGCGGCGGTCCGTCGTGGGGAGTACGTCGTGGGCGCCGTGACAGCTCCAGCAGGAAGGCATGTCCGGGTCCGTGTTGACCTTCAGCCGGCCGTGCATCTTGTACACCGACGCCGCTTCATCGTGACATTCACCACAGGTTTCTGTGCCCACTTCCGGTACATCCGGCCCGTGCGGGTTTGCCGAGCTGAAGTCGAGGTCGTCCATCGAAATCGTCATGTGACAGTCAGTGCAATCCAGATCGACGTGCGTCGAGTCCTTGAGCATCTGCGCCGGCGGAAGGGGTTCGTTCAGGGCGATGCGATCGGCATGACAATCGGCGCAGCTCGTTGGGTTTGCGGGGTAGTCGACCGAAACCGGCGCGGCCGTGACTTCCTCACCCGCTGCGGGTACGGGCGCCACCTCCTGGGCGGGGGTCGACTGCGCGATCCAGCCAAGCATCAAACCCAGCATCAGCGTGGACATTCGTGCCGACATATTCACTCTCCCTTGATCCGGCGATGGCCCGATCGTGCTCCTTGCAAAGGCCGGGTTCGGCACCGACGAAACTACTTCGGCGTATTCGGAATCACCGCGACCGGCCCGGGTCGCTTGTCGGGGAACGAAATTCCCTCGTCCTCGTCATGACACGAAGTACATGCCGGAGGCTCGTCAAACTTCCGATCTTCGTGGCAGTCCTCACAGTCGAAGGACCCATGCTCCTCGTTGAGAATCTGTCCCGTCACGGCATGATCAAACGTCTCCGACGACCAGTCCGCATGGCACACGTTGCACTCCCGCGGACGGGACGTAAACGGCGTCGTCTTGTGACACGTCCGGCAGTTGCGACCCGCGTGGAAACGGTTGAGCGGCCAGCCCGTCCGGGCGTGATCGAACGGCGGCGGCATCGGCTCTCCCTCGGCAAAGTGGCAGTGATTGCAGCGTTGCGGCGATTCGACGTCGTGGCACTCCGCACAAGGACGATGATGTTCATCGAGCGTGCGAACCTGCTGAACGTGCTGTTTTCCGTTCTCGTGGCAGCGGTTGCAGTTGTCCTCCTTATGGCACTCCGCGCAGGCAAACCCGTACTGGTGGATGTGCTCGCGGTGCCGGAAAACGACCTTGGTATCGGGGTGTCCCTCGCGTCGGGTCTCGTAGACCTCCATTTCCGGCTCGGGAATCGGCGGATGCATCCGGCCGATGATGTCGCCGGGGCTCGGTATGGCCTCCCCGACCTCAGGGGCCGATGGTCCCGTCTTGGGTTGGTGGCAGGCGCCGCAGGCCGTCTCCCCGCTCCACTCACGGTGACAACTCATGCACTGCCGGTGATAGGCGCCTTTCAGTCCCGGCATGCGGATGTCGCCTGCGCCCGGCTCCGCCGCGTGACAGGTCTTGCAGGCCGGATGCTCGACGCCTTCCGGCGTGTAATGGTGACAGACCTCGCAACCCCGCGTCATCTCCGACATGGCCGCGTGACCGGCGTGGTCGAAGGGAACGGGCAAATAGCGGTTCTCAAGCTCATCGAGAATGACGACGCTGGGGCCTTTTTTCGCTTTCGCCAATTCGACCGCGAATTCCTCCGCGCGGTCTCGCGTGCAGGTCCGCAGGCAGAGACCCTCGGAAGTCGGAGCGGGGCAGGTGTGGCAGGTTCGGCAATCACCGATGCGCACGTCCTCCGCAACCGTGGCCGAAGCGGTTGAACGCGATCGGGACGTCATTTCCGCAGCCGGGCGCTGCACGCGGGGACTCGCCCACAGCAGCGAAGCGCCCGTAAGCCCCAGAGCGACTGGCGTGATGGCAAGAAAATTGGCCCAACGTCGTTTCATCATCTACGTCACACCGCCTTGGCTTTCGCCGGCTGACTGATGACCGGGAAGTAGGTCACAAGTGCGCGATAGCAGAGCATCAGGAGCGAGATCAGACCGACCGTTACCGCAATCTCTCCCACCGACGGGAAGTAGGCCTTCACCGCGTACGGCGGGCTGTACGCCGTCAGGAACACGTTCACTCGATTCATCGCCACGCCCAGTACGACGAGGAGCGCCGCGGTCAGGAGCAGCTTCGGATTCCGCCGCACACGATCCGAAAGGAGCATGACAAAGGGCAGAACCACGCCAAAGAGCATTTCGACGATAAACATCGTGCTCTGCACGGAGCCTTCACCGAGGAATCCGAACGCCTCGCGGATCGCCAGGTCTGACAGCTTGACGGCCAGGTAGATCCCCAGCAGGACGGGGATATACCGTGCCAGCGGCGACAGCACGTTCATTTCCGGTTTGAGCTTCAGCGCCCAGGAAGCGTACATCGACTCGACGATCACCATGGGGAACCCCACCGCAAACGCCGAAAGCAGGAAGAGCAGCGGCAGGAGCGGCGTGTACCACAGCGGGTGCATCTTGTACGGCGCGATGACCATCAGGTTGCCCAGCGACGACTGGTGCAGGCAGGACAGCACCACGCCGGCGATGATGAATACCGCCATCACCTTACCCACGGTGGCGTTGAGTGATCGGCAGATTCGAGCCAGTCGCGGATGCGAACCGTCGTTTTCGAAACGCTCGCAGAAAATGGGCAAAAACTCGATGTACAGAACCGTGAGGTAGCACATGACACATATGCCTACCTCGAACAACACCGAGTTCCCCTGCCACATGGTCGGCCACATCGGGTGCCAGATGTTGTACGGGCGACCCAGATCGACCAGCAGACCGATGGCCACGAAGGTGTATCCGAGCAGCGCCGTCAACAGGGCCGGTCGTGTGATCGCGTGGTAGTGCTCCCGATGAAAAATGTGTGCCAGTGCTGCCGTGGTGAATCCGCCCGCGGCCAACGCAACACCGGTGGCGACGTCGATGGCGATCCAAAGTCCCCAGGGATGCTGCTGATCGAGGTTGGTCACCGCCGAGAGCCCGAAGATAAACCGACCGGCTGCGAAAAATATGCCGATCAGTGTCAGCCCGGCCAGGACCATCACCCCGGGAGTGAGCATCGTTCGATTCACCGGCGCCGGAATCTCGTGTTCGTGCGCGCTCATGATGATGCTCCTGCGCCGACGGACTCGACTTCAAGCCGCGACGATTTGGCGGGACGGTGATCGTTCCCATGCGCCCGGCTGGGGTCGGCCGTCTTGTCTTCTGTTGTGCTGTCT is a window from the Phycisphaerae bacterium genome containing:
- a CDS encoding cytochrome b/b6 domain-containing protein; its protein translation is MSARMSTLMLGLMLGWIAQSTPAQEVAPVPAAGEEVTAAPVSVDYPANPTSCADCHADRIALNEPLPPAQMLKDSTHVDLDCTDCHMTISMDDLDFSSANPHGPDVPEVGTETCGECHDEAASVYKMHGRLKVNTDPDMPSCWSCHGAHDVLPTTDRRSHVHPINLPETCESCHTDVNLVKRHEYLREEPIKLYESSVHGQASRKGLYVSATCNDCHSAKDPDGKRTAHRILGAGNPESTIYHFNIPNTCGQCHESVTKDYLEGIHGILVTERGSVDSPVCTTCHGEHGIISPKDPRSPVSSARVAEDTCAPCHESVVLNEKYGIPSGRLRSYIDSYHGLKSKAGDVHVANCASCHGAHRILPSSNPNSSINAANLQHTCGECHPGISAELAKTPIHSTATGLYAGWPEFFRNLYIVLIVGTIGGMLLHNGADWLRFVRNLGKRPFVQRLSMNEVMQHWALMISFTVLVISGFSLRFSEAGWVKLLFGWTGGFEIRGIVHRVAAVILILTSIWHLFYLITPRGWQCVKDISMRIYDLRHLGENIQYFLGRRSHPPGFKRFSYMEKAEYWALVWGTIIMTVTGLLLWFDNFFVQSLGLPKGVLDVALVIHYYEAWLATLAILVWHIYGTMFSPAAYPMNTAWLAGRMPRDMYAHEHPEGPRLKARLFTVRLEDEEEAGSGNYHAPDAEERLRGTATAPDGEDETASASTGEGNTKGDSGRGGGSGGRE
- a CDS encoding cytochrome c3 family protein, which produces MMKRRWANFLAITPVALGLTGASLLWASPRVQRPAAEMTSRSRSTASATVAEDVRIGDCRTCHTCPAPTSEGLCLRTCTRDRAEEFAVELAKAKKGPSVVILDELENRYLPVPFDHAGHAAMSEMTRGCEVCHHYTPEGVEHPACKTCHAAEPGAGDIRMPGLKGAYHRQCMSCHREWSGETACGACHQPKTGPSAPEVGEAIPSPGDIIGRMHPPIPEPEMEVYETRREGHPDTKVVFRHREHIHQYGFACAECHKEDNCNRCHENGKQHVQQVRTLDEHHRPCAECHDVESPQRCNHCHFAEGEPMPPPFDHARTGWPLNRFHAGRNCRTCHKTTPFTSRPRECNVCHADWSSETFDHAVTGQILNEEHGSFDCEDCHEDRKFDEPPACTSCHDEDEGISFPDKRPGPVAVIPNTPK
- the hybB gene encoding Ni/Fe-hydrogenase cytochrome b subunit; this translates as MSAHEHEIPAPVNRTMLTPGVMVLAGLTLIGIFFAAGRFIFGLSAVTNLDQQHPWGLWIAIDVATGVALAAGGFTTAALAHIFHREHYHAITRPALLTALLGYTFVAIGLLVDLGRPYNIWHPMWPTMWQGNSVLFEVGICVMCYLTVLYIEFLPIFCERFENDGSHPRLARICRSLNATVGKVMAVFIIAGVVLSCLHQSSLGNLMVIAPYKMHPLWYTPLLPLLFLLSAFAVGFPMVIVESMYASWALKLKPEMNVLSPLARYIPVLLGIYLAVKLSDLAIREAFGFLGEGSVQSTMFIVEMLFGVVLPFVMLLSDRVRRNPKLLLTAALLVVLGVAMNRVNVFLTAYSPPYAVKAYFPSVGEIAVTVGLISLLMLCYRALVTYFPVISQPAKAKAV
- a CDS encoding M14 family metallopeptidase; the encoded protein is MMALISVSAALAQRVDQSDLKLASKDVPPRWLTWAEKTDFQQTPRYAHTISYCRDLADASDWVRFGTFGVSPEDRELPLVIAAKDGDFSPDAARNHDKLVVLIQNCIHAGECAGKDASLMLLRDIAVTRQFEHLLNHVVLLVIPIYNVDGHERFGPYLRINQNGPEQMGWRTTSRNLNLNRDFMKVDAVETRAWLALWNKWQPDFHIDTHTTDGGDWQYDVLYAIDTHDAAEPHIVRWIEESYRPFVLSKMEDDGHLCLPYFWFVDGKDPIKGIRSGGFGPRFANGYVALRNRPSLLVETHMLKRYRTRVIGQYDIIRHTLEYLNEHPDTLREAIQSADSTKPGSLRGNAESKLTLTVKSTDTSEPIDFKGVAWRRELSPISGDVRIVYDGRQRVDLNTVWFNKTEPAKQVDPPRGYLIPPQWTEVIDVLEAHGLKVARLDEGAKVPVQSYRFHDVGFRERPYEGRHTVNYRAEQVQEERWFPAGSYFVSLDQRTWKVAVHLLEPDAPDSLVAWGFFNAVFEQKEYAEGYVLEQLASRMMAESDGLRQEFEQKVRSDKAFAADPHARLYWFYERSPYWDEAMNVYPVGRVATDVQLPLEQARESR